One segment of Gammaproteobacteria bacterium DNA contains the following:
- a CDS encoding IS630 family transposase, protein MINAQFVDNVGIIVGKPTQALGADIGFADESWIQGNTRSGRTWGLIGHPPEIKVSDDRSGFHMLSMVTATGELTFEVTTEKLVSAVFIEFLKQVLEGRERPLIVIADNASYHTSKEVKAFLETHRQQIRLFFFPPHSPELNPDEQVWNEIKNGHLEKEPIKNRADFRQYVYSALIKLKEFKERVKSFFGLPDTQYVSLEQALA, encoded by the coding sequence TTGATTAACGCTCAGTTCGTTGATAATGTAGGGATAATCGTTGGCAAGCCTACTCAAGCGCTTGGAGCGGATATTGGGTTTGCGGATGAATCGTGGATTCAAGGCAATACACGTTCTGGCCGGACGTGGGGCTTAATTGGTCACCCTCCGGAAATTAAAGTGAGTGATGACCGGAGTGGGTTTCACATGTTATCGATGGTAACGGCGACCGGTGAACTGACATTTGAGGTGACCACTGAAAAATTAGTGAGTGCGGTGTTCATTGAATTTCTAAAGCAGGTGTTAGAAGGCCGGGAGCGCCCATTAATTGTGATTGCAGACAACGCTTCTTATCATACTTCAAAAGAGGTCAAAGCCTTTCTTGAGACGCATCGGCAACAGATTCGTTTGTTCTTTTTTCCGCCGCATTCCCCGGAGCTAAATCCTGATGAACAGGTTTGGAATGAGATCAAAAATGGTCATCTGGAAAAGGAGCCGATTAAAAACAGGGCTGATTTCAGACAATATGTTTATTCTGCTTTGATAAAGCTAAAAGAATTTAAGGAAAGGGTCAAATCATTCTTTGGGCTTCCTGATACTCAATATGTTAGTCTCGAACAAGCTCTAGCATGA
- a CDS encoding methyltransferase domain-containing protein — translation MENKMQDSWQSGDSYEYYMGRWSKLIAEQFVDWLSPRPGIQWLDVGCGSGALSEAAIDRHDPAAVIAIDQSEGFVRTAQQRLGNKANCKVGNAMSLPLDDASVNIAVSGLVLNFIPEPEKALAEMKRVTSMNGTVAVYIWDYAEKMEFLNHFWDVVVELDPGASALHEGHRFPDSNAEQLVDTFNHVGLLEVEAAPLEIATHFNDFDDYWKPFLGGQGPAPTYVSKLEDSEKTHLRETLKQRLPVEQDGSIVLYARAWAAKGRV, via the coding sequence ATGGAGAACAAAATGCAAGATTCATGGCAGTCAGGCGATTCGTACGAATACTACATGGGCAGGTGGAGCAAGCTGATTGCCGAGCAATTTGTAGATTGGCTGTCACCCAGACCCGGGATCCAGTGGTTAGATGTTGGGTGTGGATCGGGTGCCTTGAGTGAAGCCGCAATCGATAGGCACGATCCAGCAGCGGTTATCGCTATTGACCAATCGGAAGGTTTCGTCCGTACGGCTCAGCAACGTCTTGGCAATAAGGCCAACTGCAAAGTAGGAAACGCGATGTCGTTACCACTTGATGACGCATCGGTGAATATCGCGGTATCTGGCCTAGTATTGAATTTCATACCAGAGCCTGAAAAAGCACTCGCAGAAATGAAACGAGTAACCAGTATGAACGGCACTGTTGCGGTATATATCTGGGATTACGCAGAGAAAATGGAATTTCTTAACCACTTTTGGGATGTGGTGGTGGAATTGGATCCAGGTGCATCAGCCCTTCACGAAGGTCACCGTTTTCCCGACTCAAATGCCGAGCAGCTTGTTGATACCTTCAATCACGTTGGTTTATTAGAAGTCGAAGCAGCTCCTCTTGAAATCGCAACGCACTTCAATGACTTTGATGATTATTGGAAGCCGTTTCTCGGCGGCCAAGGACCAGCGCCAACCTATGTGTCGAAATTAGAAGATTCAGAAAAAACCCATCTTCGGGAAACCTTAAAACAGCGTTTACCAGTTGAACAAGACGGCTCAATCGTGTTGTACGCACGCGCTTGGGCAGCGAAAGGAAGAGTGTGA